Proteins from a genomic interval of Salmo trutta chromosome 39, fSalTru1.1, whole genome shotgun sequence:
- the LOC115179750 gene encoding zinc finger protein 239-like: protein MSKLQMLNVFVTERLSAAAVEIFGVVEKTVAEYQEEICRSAEENERLRRLLDLVSKPEIKLHRADFQVLTPAVPPEQQNCKQEWSPSLEQEDPEPTQIKEEHQEFRLSQEDSPQPSHLYLNQTVDDGERGILPIIITEEIKTEPDGEGYIVPEPTSDQSLSVHPDCSAAVEKPYRCQQCDKSFTRKGHLTIHSKIHTGEKSYLCKQCDKSFIQKGDLDRHTRVHTGDNPYQCKQCGKMFNQKGSLTIHSRIHTGEKPYQCKDCDKSFNQKMELILHMRVHTGERPYNCPVCKKSYMALSYLRLHQRVHTGEKPYQCKECGKCFGYKGSLKSHMSTHTKASA, encoded by the exons ATGTCAAAACTACAGATGTTGAATGTGTTTGTCACCGAGCGTTTGTCGGCGGCTGCTGTGGAGATATTCGGGGTCGTGGAGAAGACCGTAGCAGAGTATCAGGAAGAAATCTGCCGTTCAGCGGAGGAGAACGAGCGTTTACGCAGGCTGTTGGATTTGGTTAGCAAACCAGAGATAAAGTTACACAGAGCAG ACTTCCAGGTACTGACTCCTGCCGTTCCCCCTGAGCAGCAGAACTGTAAAcaggagtggagccccagtcTAGAGCAGGAGGACCCAGAACCCACACAAATTAAAGAGGAACATCAGGAGTTCAGACTCAGTCAGGAGGACTCACCTCAGCCCTCACATCTTTACCTAAACCAAACTGTGGATGATGGAGAGAGGGGTATTCTACCTATCATCATAACTGAAGAGATCAAAACAGAACCTGATGGAGAGGGCTACATAGTGCCAGAACCAACCAGTGATCAGTCCCTTTCAGTTCATCCAGACTGCTCTGCTGCAGTGGAGAAACCATATCGGTGTCAACAATGTGACAAAAGCTTCACACGTAAAGGACACTTGACCATCCATTCAaagatacacacaggagagaaatcttatctGTGCAAACAATGCGACAAAAGCTTCATCCAGAAAGGCGACTTGGACAGACATACAAGGGTACACACAGGAGATAATCCATATCAGTGCAAACAATGTGGCAAAATGTTTAACCAGAAAGGAAGCTTGACCATCCATTCAaggatacacacaggggagaaaccttatCAGTGCAAAGACTGTGACAAATCCTTCAACCAGAAGATGGAATTGATATTGCATATGAGAGTTCACACAGGGGAGAGACCATATAATTGTCCTGTATGCAAGAAAAGTTACATGGCGTTAAGCTATTTAAGACTTCATCAGCGTGTTCACACCGGGGAGAAACCTTACCAgtgcaaagaatgtggcaaatGCTTTGGTTATAAAGGAAGCTTGAAGTCTCATATGAGCACTCACACAAAAGCTTCAGCCTGA